The following proteins are co-located in the Conyzicola lurida genome:
- a CDS encoding NAD-dependent epimerase/dehydratase family protein → MTKTVLISGGAGFIGTKLANRLSADYSLVLVDNLHPQVHASGEWPANSPAEAVRIVGDVTDSAMWAAVVEEHRPEIVVHLAAETGTGQSLTQSNRHASVNVSGTAQLLDALSNSGHRPESILLASSRAVYGEGQWLSNSGESYYAQARGEAQLLREEWEPFGPDGEQGTAVAHNAATVEPRPTNVYAATKLAQEHILSSWCTAMDVPLTVLRLQNVYGAGQALENSYTGVLTFFATQAIAGKPIDVYEGGGIIRDFVHVDDVVSAFHASIEKLPESGFRLLDIGSGSQGTLLDYATELAEVAGSPAPVITTKFRLGDVRAASADIEPARAEIGYDPQVSFATGVSGLLDFARQG, encoded by the coding sequence ATGACTAAGACTGTTCTTATCTCGGGCGGTGCCGGATTCATCGGCACCAAGCTGGCAAACCGCCTCAGCGCCGACTACTCCCTCGTGCTCGTCGACAACCTGCACCCGCAGGTCCACGCCTCCGGAGAGTGGCCCGCCAACTCGCCCGCCGAGGCCGTACGCATCGTCGGAGATGTCACGGACAGCGCGATGTGGGCTGCCGTCGTCGAGGAGCACCGTCCCGAGATCGTCGTCCACCTCGCCGCCGAGACCGGAACCGGACAGTCGCTGACCCAGTCGAACCGTCACGCGTCGGTCAATGTGTCGGGCACAGCCCAGCTGCTCGACGCCCTGTCGAACAGCGGCCACCGCCCCGAATCGATCCTGCTCGCGTCATCTCGTGCCGTCTACGGCGAAGGCCAGTGGCTGTCGAACAGCGGCGAGTCGTACTACGCCCAGGCCCGCGGCGAGGCCCAGCTGCTTCGCGAAGAGTGGGAGCCCTTCGGCCCCGACGGCGAGCAGGGAACCGCCGTCGCGCACAACGCCGCGACCGTCGAGCCCCGCCCCACCAACGTCTACGCGGCCACCAAGCTCGCCCAAGAGCACATCCTCAGCTCCTGGTGCACGGCGATGGACGTGCCACTCACGGTCCTGCGTCTGCAGAACGTCTACGGCGCCGGCCAGGCCCTCGAGAACAGCTACACCGGCGTCCTCACCTTCTTCGCGACCCAGGCGATCGCCGGCAAGCCGATCGACGTCTACGAGGGCGGCGGGATCATCCGCGACTTCGTGCACGTCGACGACGTGGTCAGCGCCTTCCACGCCTCGATCGAAAAGCTGCCCGAGTCCGGCTTCCGCCTCCTCGACATCGGGTCGGGATCGCAGGGAACACTTCTCGACTACGCGACCGAACTCGCCGAGGTCGCCGGCAGCCCCGCGCCGGTGATCACCACGAAGTTCCGCCTCGGCGACGTTCGCGCCGCCTCCGCCGACATCGAACCCGCTCGCGCGGAGATCGGGTACGACCCGCAGGTGTCATTCGCCACCGGCGTCAGCGGGCTCCTCGACTTCGCACGACAGGGATAA